The following proteins come from a genomic window of Eriocheir sinensis breed Jianghai 21 unplaced genomic scaffold, ASM2467909v1 Scaffold257, whole genome shotgun sequence:
- the LOC126991283 gene encoding uncharacterized protein LOC126991283 codes for MTEDTPQRKTSARNPRAVSLLLGVRQQQQPMASLEKQGEMEVWPGLYAHLTSQLMALVWGKVVLVLEVWPGLYTHLTSQLMALVRGKVVLVLEVWPGLYAHLTSQLMALVWGKVALVLEVWPGLYTHLTSQLMALVQGKVVLVLEVWPGLYTHLTSQLMALVQGKVVLVLEVWPGLYTHLTSQLMALVQGKVVLVLEVWPGLYTHLTSQLMALAWGKVALVLEVWPGLYAHLTSQLMALVRGKVVLVLEVWPGLYAHLTSQLMALARGKVVLVLEVTSLTSPKHCGRN; via the exons ATGACGGAAGACACGCCCCAGAGGAAGACGTCAGCCAGGAATCCCCGCGCGGTCAGCCTCTTGCTGGGGgtgcggcagcagcagcaaccgaTGGCAAGTCTGGAGAAGCAG GGTGagatggaggtgtggccaggcctgtacgcacacctcacctcccagctgatggccctggtgtggggcaaggtggtgctggtgctggaggtgtggccaggcctgtacacacacctcacctcccagctgatggccctggtgcggggcaaggtggtgctggtgctggaggtgtggccaggcctgtacgcacacctcacctcccagctgatggccctggtgtggggcaaggtggcgctggtgctggaggtgtggccaggcctgtacacacacctcacctcccagctgatggccctggtgcagggcaaggtggtgctggtgctggag gtgtggccaggcctgtacacacacctcacctcccagctgatggccctggtgcagggcaaggtggtgctggtgctggaggtgtggccaggcctgtacacacacctcacctcccagctgatggccctggtgcagggcaaggtggtgctggtgctggaggtgtggccaggcctgtacacacacctcacctcccagctgatggccctggcgtggggcaaggtggcgctggtgctggaggtgtggccaggcctgtacgcacacctcacctcccagctgatggccctggtgcggggcaaggtggtgctggtgctggaggtgtggccaggcctgtacgcacacctcacctcccagctgatggccctggcgcggggcaaggtggtgctggtgctggaggtgaccAGTCTGACCTCACCCAAACATTGTGGCAGGAACTGA